A genomic segment from Papilio machaon chromosome 10, ilPapMach1.1, whole genome shotgun sequence encodes:
- the LOC106713359 gene encoding uncharacterized protein LOC106713359, with product MSWFAGKKYKRVKCENIFELIKSPNANEQIIRLLTDSPPVIAFNKTGETNLTLSILTDEKNFHFNFIIGQEHEMEKRDGSKIKYIYEIIGDNVLKQTLKMPDGKTAYFTREFTETDSKMEVKFAGSETIATIYYQVVD from the exons ATGTCGTGGTTTGCGGGTAAAAAGTATAAACGAGTGaaatgtgaaaatatatttgaattgatAAAATCACCAA ATGCAAACGAACAAATTATTCGTTTACTAACGGACAGTCCACCGGTTATTGCCTTTAATAAGACCGGAGAAACGAATTTGACGCTATCAATACTGACAGACgaaaaaaactttcatttcaattttattattggacAAGAACACGAAATGGAAAAGAGAGATGGAAGTAAG ataaaatatatatacgaAATAATAGGCGATaacgttttaaaacaaacacttAAAATGCCCGATGGAAAGACTGCTTATTTCACGAGAGAGTTTACAGAGACTGATTCAAAAATG gaAGTTAAATTCGCAGGTTCAGAAACAATCGCTACAATATATTACCAAGTGGTCGACTGA